Sequence from the Rhizobium sp. TH2 genome:
TGACCTGATAGTCGAGCCAGTATCGGTCCAAATGATCCGTCCTATCGATCTGCGGCCCGAGTTGCAGCATCGAACTGGTCTCGTTTACGCTTTGACTGGTGAAGCGTTCCATGCAAAGGGCGATGTAGGTTCTTGCGACGCTGATGCGCCCAACGCTTATGATGAAATTCAGCGCTGGCTTGGCGATCATGAGCTGAACGTCGAGCTTGAACGACTTGCCAGCTTCGATCTTGCGTATGGCGTTGGTTGCGTGCAGCGCGATCTTTTTGAGACCCGTATTGTCCGAGTACAGATCCTTGATCGTTGCCTTCAGCGCCTCGTAATCAACATCGTCGTCATAAAAGAACGGTATGAGCGCCTCAAGACTCTTCATTTTTTGGCCATAGATTCGTTTGGTGTCGCCCGAACTGGCCGTGGGCTGCTCTTCAGTCATTGCTATTTGATGTTCCTTGCGTTCGATGACTTCGCCGGCGGCGATCTGGTTGATGAGCGTTTCGGGCAAGAGCTTGATGGGCATCCGCCTATTGTTTCGGATTCGGCGGCAAGAGGGAAGGGGTGCGAGATGACACGAGCTACCATAAGTCACTCGCAATCGCTGTACGGATGGCGCATTTGTCCATGTGAGCTCCGGCAGTTCACGACGAGCGTTTGACCGCCATTGGCCCATTGCGGACTCCGGAGACCGCTGCCGCAATGGTCGATGTTACTGTAACGTGCTTGCTCTTTTCGCTTTGAGGTCTACCGTTCCAATCTCCATAAAAAGGGAGGAACCAATGACCAGCGATACGTCTATCCAGACTGCCGGTGTCAGCCGGCGCGCAGTTCTTCTTGGCAGCACCACTCTCGCGGCGACGATTGCTTTATCGCTTAGCCGCCCGGCATCTGCGCAGGCTGCTACGCCACCGCACATCGTCTACATCGTTTCAGACGATCAAGGCTGGAAGGATGTCGGGTTTCATGGCTCCGATATTAAAACGCCGAACATAGATGGTCTCGCAGCAGCCGGTGCGGAGCTGATGCAGTTTTACGCGCAGCCGATGTGCTCTCAGACGCGAGCGGCGATGCTGACGGGCCGGTACCCGCTGCGGACCGGTTTTCAGACGACGGTCATCCCGTCGGGCGGCCTGTATGGGGTGCCGATGGATGAGTACCTATTGCCACAGGCGATGAAGGACGCAGGGTACGAGACTGCACTCGTCGGAAAATGGCACATTGGGCATGCCAAGACCGAGTTCTGGCCTCGTCAGCGAGGATTTGACTATTTCTACGGCGCGATGGTGGGCGAGATTGACCATTTCAAGCATGAAGCTCATGGGGAAGGCGATTGGTATCGCAACAATGATCGCATTGAGGAGGAAGGCTACGACACGACGCTTTTCGGCAATGAAGCAGTCAAGCGGATCGAAGGACACGATGCCAGCAAGCCACTGTACCTCTATCTTGCCTTCACAGCGCCTCATACGCCTTACCAGGCACCTGACGAGGCTCTCGCCAAGTATCCGGAGATCGCCGATACGTCGCGGCGCACTTACGCCGCGATGATCACTGCTATGGACGATCAGATTGGACGCGTGCTCGAAGCCTTGGACAAGAAAGGCATGCGTGAGAACACACTGATAGTTTTTCACAGCGACAACGGCGGAACACGTTCGGCGAAATTCACAGGTGAATCGAAGGTGACCGGTGAGCTTCCGCCCAACAACGGGCCATATCGTGACGGCAAGGGAACATTGTACGAAGGCGGCACACGCGTCGTGGCGCTCGCCAATTGGCCCGGCAAGATCAAGCCGGGAAAAGTCGATGGAATGATCCACGTGGTTGACATGTATCCGACGCTGGTCAGCCTCGCAGGAGGGGCGCTCGACAAGGCCAAGCCGCTGGACGGCCTCGATGTATGGGCGACGATCAGCGAAGGGAAGGTCTCGCCGCGCACGGAAGTCGTTTACAACGTGCAGCCCTGGGCAGCCGCTGTACGCCAAGGCGACTGGAAGCTGGTGTGGCAGACGATGATTCCGGGCAAGTTGGAGCTGTTCAACATTGCGGACGACCCAGCGGAAGCCACAAACCTAACGGAAGCAAATCCCGTCGAAGTGCAGAAACTTCAGAGCCGGATCACGGAACTGGCGGCCGAAGCGGCACCGAATCTGTTCTTGAAAGACGCATTTCGCCTCGTGGTTTCCGAAACGCCATCGACACCCGAGGGCTATTTCGAGGTGTCGGACTGACGCCAAGGCAGGAGATCGGACTCGGCTTGACTAAGGAGTGCCGTTCGCTTGTGTGACGGCCTCACCCGTGTGTCGGTTCCGAAAGAACCAGACGATGAAATACTTTCGACTCCAGGCAGCGATGGATTGTCTGCTTGTGGCGCAAAGAGCTCGATCTAACACACACCTGAGAGATAGGCGGGAACGACTCAAGGCCACCGCAAGCATGGGCCTACTCCGCCGCTTGCCTCACCACCCCCGCGATCCGGCTGAGCGACGCCCGGAGTGCCGCCGGCTTCACCGGCTTGTTCAACTGCGCAATCCCATCGCGATCCGCGAGCGCCCGGACCTCAGGCGTGCGGTCGGCGGTGATCAGGATGCCGGGGAGGGGGCCGAAGGCGAGGCGGAGGCGGGCGATGGCCGTGATGCCGTTGCCGTCGCCGAGATGGTAGTCGGCGATCACCGCGTCCGGGCGCCATTGCCGGGCGATGATATCCTCGCATTCGGCGAGGCTTGCCGCTGTTTCGATCACACAGCCCCAGCCCGAAAGCAGGATCTTCATGCCGTCGAGGATGGCAGGTTCGTTGTCGATGCAGAGCACCCGCAGCCCGTCGAGTTTCTGGCCCGGTCTAGTCATTGTGCTTGCCGGCTCGGTGGAGAGCGGCACCGCGCTGGTCTGGTCGAGCGGCAGGCGCACGCGAAACACGGTGCCCTTGCCCGGCGTCGATTGCAGTTCGACGGGGTGGGATAGAACGCGCGAAATGCGGTCGACAATCGAGAGGCCGAGGCCGAGGCCCGATGCCGTGCGGGCGCCTTCGTCGAGCCGGGCGAATTCCTTGAACACGGTCTTGAACTTCGATGACGGTATGCCGATGCCGGTGTCGTAGACCTGGATCCATGCCTCGTTGCCGCGCCGCCGGACGCCGACCAGAACGCGGCCCTTGATCGTGTATTTGATGGCGTTCGAGACGAGGTTCTGCACCAGCCGGCGCAACAGCGTCGGGTCGGTCTTCACCTTCAGCGATGTTGGCAGCACTTTCAGCGTCAGCCCCTGGGCGCGAGCGAGCGGCTGGTAATCGGTGTCGATGCGCTTCAGGAAATCGTCGAGCGCCACGGTCGAAAGCCGGGGTTTCATGGCGCCGGTGTCGAGGCGGGAAATGTCGAGCACGGCGCCGAGGATCGTCTCGACCGATTCCAGCGCCGAATCGATATTCTGCACGAGATCGCTGTTGGACGACCGGCCGAGGCGCTCGACCAGCGAGGAGGAATAGAGCCGCGCGGCATTGAGCGGCTGGAGGATGTCATGGCCGGCGGCGGCGAAGAAGCGCGTCTTGCCGATATTGGCCTCTTCGGCCGAGGCGCGGGCCTCGGCAAGCTCCGTGTTGACCCGGGTCAGTTCCTGCGTGCGCTCGGCGACGCGCTGTTCCAGCGTCTCGTTGGCCTCTTCCAGCGCCCGGTTGGCCTGCACGCGCTCCGTA
This genomic interval carries:
- a CDS encoding arylsulfatase, whose translation is MTSDTSIQTAGVSRRAVLLGSTTLAATIALSLSRPASAQAATPPHIVYIVSDDQGWKDVGFHGSDIKTPNIDGLAAAGAELMQFYAQPMCSQTRAAMLTGRYPLRTGFQTTVIPSGGLYGVPMDEYLLPQAMKDAGYETALVGKWHIGHAKTEFWPRQRGFDYFYGAMVGEIDHFKHEAHGEGDWYRNNDRIEEEGYDTTLFGNEAVKRIEGHDASKPLYLYLAFTAPHTPYQAPDEALAKYPEIADTSRRTYAAMITAMDDQIGRVLEALDKKGMRENTLIVFHSDNGGTRSAKFTGESKVTGELPPNNGPYRDGKGTLYEGGTRVVALANWPGKIKPGKVDGMIHVVDMYPTLVSLAGGALDKAKPLDGLDVWATISEGKVSPRTEVVYNVQPWAAAVRQGDWKLVWQTMIPGKLELFNIADDPAEATNLTEANPVEVQKLQSRITELAAEAAPNLFLKDAFRLVVSETPSTPEGYFEVSD